DNA from Candidatus Woesearchaeota archaeon:
GATGGCTCAATCCCAAAAATAAGCGAAATAGGAACTGACCCAAGAAAAAAAACAGATATGCGGCTTCATTGGATTACTGGAGTTGGATATGAAGAAAGTTATTATGCCCAATCTAATGTTTTTAATATAACTTCTCCTAAATTAAGGGGTTTACCATTCTCTTTATTTAATCCTCAATTTGATTTTGAACCGCTTATTCTTTATGATAACGAAAACGCAATGAAAGAATTAGAAATCAATGAAAGAATGAAAGAAGAATTCTTTCAACGAAACAGAGAACTTTATGAAAAAGAATGCAATCCTGAAGATTATCCACGCGGAGGATTCTCAGAATTTTTTTATCAGATATACATTCCAATTACTAGAAAAATTGCAGAAGGCAGAGAAATGATTGGATTAATGTGCATTGATTCTCCTTTAGATATTCCACTTAACGAGCCGCCGTCTCAGGAAAAAATGGATTCTGTTATGAGAATGGTAAAGCTTGCGCAGATCCCTATTATGAACGCTGCAATGGTTTACGAGCTTAAGACAACCAACAACAAATTAGAAACCACGTTAACGGAATTAAAAGATGCGCAGGCCACCATTGTTGAGCAAGAAAAGATGATTACTGAGCAGAGCATGGCCGGCGGATTTGCGCATGAGATAAGGAATGCGCTCTCCCCGATAAGCATCTATTGCGCGCTCCTTCTTGGCTCAAGCAAAAGAATCGGGCTTATAGATAAATTAGACCAATTGGAAAAATTAGATCTTCCAGAAGAATTAAGATCAGAATTAAGGGGAATAAAAACAGGAATAAAAGAAGATGTTCTTAAAATCAAGAATCAGGATGAGTATGCTCTTGATGTCACAGGCATGATTATGGAATACGGTAAGATTGAGAGCGAAAAGGCATTTGAGGAAATAAAGATATGTTCGCTTTTAGAGGAAATCATTGATTCTCATAAGGATCAGTTTAATGAAAAAGGAATCTCATTTTCCAATTCACCCAATTATGATGGGATAATTTACTCAAACCCGACTCAGGTAAGAGAAGTGATTGAAAACTTGATAATCAACTCAGAATACGCTGTTGAAAAATCAGGAAAGAAAGAGATTTCGCTTGCTGTAGAATATCTGAAAGATGGCGACAGCAGGTACAATCATGGAAACTCAGTCAGGATAAGTGTTTCTGATTCAGGATGCGGGATTGAAGATGCAATAAAGGACAAGGTTTTCATGCCTTTTTTCACAACACGTCCGGACAAGAAGGGCGCGGGATTGGGGCTTCCCACTTCAAGAAGGATTGCCAAGCTTTATGATGGTGATTTGCTTTTTGAAAGCGAGCCTGGAAACACGATTTTCACGCTTTATCTTCCAGTTGGAGAAAATAAATCTGTTGAGGTGAAGAGCGATGCAAGATAAAATCTTAATCATAGATGACAGCCCTGCAAATCTCGACAGCTTAAAAGAGCTTTTCAGCGCTGATTATATTGTGGACACTGCAAATTCAGCAGATGAAGCAATAAGCAAGGTAGGGAATGCTTCTTACAAGGTTCTTATTATGGATGTAAAAATGCCTGAGATGGACGGGATTGAGCTTTACAGGAAGCTGAAAATGAAAGACAATAGCTTCAAGGCAGTATTTTACAGCGCTTTTCCAGGAGAATACCAGAAAGCAAAGGAGTGCAGCGAGCTTGGGCTTTATGTCCGGAAAGGAAAAATAGAAGACCTTGAGGCACTGATTTCAGCAGTTGACACTCTTGCAAGGGGCGGTGCCTAAATGTCGCTTGACACTATTCTTGTTGTGGATGATGAGGCATCCCAGAGAGATGCGCTTTCTGATTTCTTTACAAGCATTTCTGATTATGAGGTTCTTACAGCATCTTCAGGAGACGAGGCAGTTGAGCTTCTTAAGAAGAGAAAAAAGGCAGGCGAAAAGACAAAGGCAGTTATCATGGATATTAAGATGCCTGGAAAAAACGGGCTTGAGGCAAGCCTTGACATCAAAAATGAAGTTGACAGGAATATTCCAGTCATATTCAACACTGCGTTTCCTGATGAGTTCAGCGAGTCAATTCTGCGCGACAAGTTTCTTTTCTTTGCCTATCAGACAAAGGGAGATGACCTTGATGAATTATCCGCGAAAGTTGAGCGCGCAGTAAGGCATTACAACCTCATGAATGAGACAGTTGACTCCTATGAAAATGACTTAAAATCATTTACAGTAAAGAATTGCGCATTGCTTTCTTCAAAAAAAGGCTCATCTGATATTGTAAGAGAGCTTTTGGAAAATCACAGGGGAAGGCCTGATGCTTTTCTTTTATCAATAGTCAATAATATTCCT
Protein-coding regions in this window:
- a CDS encoding HAMP domain-containing sensor histidine kinase, with product MEEKRTLESKIEELSIKLNETMLETDINDPKYLESTINLVLTSVKDTLNFNCAEFLIFKNLDGSIPKISEIGTDPRKKTDMRLHWITGVGYEESYYAQSNVFNITSPKLRGLPFSLFNPQFDFEPLILYDNENAMKELEINERMKEEFFQRNRELYEKECNPEDYPRGGFSEFFYQIYIPITRKIAEGREMIGLMCIDSPLDIPLNEPPSQEKMDSVMRMVKLAQIPIMNAAMVYELKTTNNKLETTLTELKDAQATIVEQEKMITEQSMAGGFAHEIRNALSPISIYCALLLGSSKRIGLIDKLDQLEKLDLPEELRSELRGIKTGIKEDVLKIKNQDEYALDVTGMIMEYGKIESEKAFEEIKICSLLEEIIDSHKDQFNEKGISFSNSPNYDGIIYSNPTQVREVIENLIINSEYAVEKSGKKEISLAVEYLKDGDSRYNHGNSVRISVSDSGCGIEDAIKDKVFMPFFTTRPDKKGAGLGLPTSRRIAKLYDGDLLFESEPGNTIFTLYLPVGENKSVEVKSDAR
- a CDS encoding response regulator, with protein sequence MQDKILIIDDSPANLDSLKELFSADYIVDTANSADEAISKVGNASYKVLIMDVKMPEMDGIELYRKLKMKDNSFKAVFYSAFPGEYQKAKECSELGLYVRKGKIEDLEALISAVDTLARGGA
- a CDS encoding response regulator encodes the protein MSLDTILVVDDEASQRDALSDFFTSISDYEVLTASSGDEAVELLKKRKKAGEKTKAVIMDIKMPGKNGLEASLDIKNEVDRNIPVIFNTAFPDEFSESILRDKFLFFAYQTKGDDLDELSAKVERAVRHYNLMNETVDSYENDLKSFTVKNCALLSSKKGSSDIVRELLENHRGRPDAFLLSIVNNIPYTEKVRFIDGTLKLPDGLEEGNEENPSKIVCYGSLSRYKKEVFESLIPCGQAIFVVGLPNMSKDDKLAVKMRLNEQGFIVEKITESGDKKIVIEA